Proteins from one Salinispora arenicola genomic window:
- a CDS encoding redoxin domain-containing protein, with the protein MPTTTRSIPIALTIVLALTACGGSGDESASADPTTAPTTASAPTAPAESPTSGSAPAVPQTLDFTARTIDGETFTGASLVGKPAVLWFWAAWCTRCRGAAESVAAVQRDNAARVNLVGVAGLGSGDEAMRRFAQDTGIQDFPHLADDAGEVWRRFDVVSQEHYVLLDSAGDVVHNGPLSQTDLRRRVAELT; encoded by the coding sequence ATGCCCACCACCACCCGGTCAATCCCGATCGCACTGACCATCGTCCTGGCACTGACCGCCTGCGGTGGCTCTGGGGACGAATCCGCGAGTGCCGACCCCACCACGGCCCCGACGACCGCGAGCGCGCCCACAGCCCCGGCCGAGAGCCCGACCAGCGGGTCCGCACCCGCGGTGCCGCAGACCCTCGACTTCACCGCCCGCACCATCGACGGTGAGACGTTCACCGGGGCCAGCCTCGTCGGCAAGCCAGCCGTGCTCTGGTTCTGGGCCGCCTGGTGCACCCGGTGTCGGGGCGCGGCCGAGTCGGTGGCGGCCGTGCAGCGGGACAACGCCGCCCGGGTGAACCTGGTCGGGGTGGCCGGGCTCGGCAGCGGCGACGAGGCGATGCGCCGATTCGCCCAGGACACCGGCATCCAGGACTTCCCGCACCTGGCCGACGACGCGGGCGAGGTGTGGCGGCGATTCGACGTCGTCTCCCAGGAACACTACGTATTGCTGGACTCCGCCGGCGACGTCGTCCACAACGGGCCCCTGTCCCAGACCGACCTACGCCGGCGGGTCGCGGAGCTGACCTGA